The following is a genomic window from Aphelocoma coerulescens isolate FSJ_1873_10779 chromosome 5, UR_Acoe_1.0, whole genome shotgun sequence.
ACAGGGTGAGAAAAGGTAGACCCAAAACAGCAAGTAAGCACTTCCTTCCTCCATTTTGGGAGTGGAAATCACCAGAGTCTAGCAAACGTTTAAACAGCACAAGGGAAGCAAGAGAAGTTTAGAGCTGCACATGAAACTATTACACAAATTGTAAGGGAAAGTTattcttcatatttttaaaacaaagaggAATTTATTTCTGCTCACTACTTTTGCCATCAAGTTTCATATTTCATTAAGATTCTAGAACACAGCTAGAGAGGAAGGGATGCGCCACCCTGCTGTCAGTGTTCACACCCTTTTTAAACAAGGCTGTAAGGGTCTGAGTGCAACAGAACAGACTCCTCCAGACAGCCTTTTATTTAGCTGAAACTCCAGCAGGAAACAGAAAAGGGAACAAGCTTacccagccccaccagcagaCCCCACCGGTGGCCCTGCCTGCACCAAGGTACCTGCACTTACTGCAGAAAGAGGGGAGCAGGAAGGTTTGCTTGCCTTGGGCCAAACAGcacctgctccttgctgctcaAGGTGAGCTGAGcctgcagcagagacacagCCAGGCAGGGACAATGCTGGGAATCACATCGATCCCGGTGCTGAGGAAAGCCCTGTGCTCCCCCAGCAGCCAAGGCTTCCCCTTTGTTTCAGGAGTGAGTCATGCACAGAGCCTTCCAGCACCTTTTGAAGCTTCCAGTCAAATCTTCAGCCAAGGCTAATTGCTGTCAGGTGTCAGCCGAAGCACTTACTGCCACCACCGATGACAGGAGATGACACACCTTTCTCCTCTTATTGTCACTCaaggggctttttttcctgtcaaCATTAGCATCGCTGGCTCTCAGAAGCCTTGGGGAGAAATGCTAATGCAAGCTTTGAAGCTGGAGGTGAAAAATCAGGCAACCTCCTAAGCTCCCTGGATGCTCAGCCTGAACCCAGTCCAAATCTCCCATGCTTCTGGGTGATGCACTTTGGCTGAGCTTATCTGTCTGCCTCCACCACAGACAGATGTGGTCTCTGCTACTGATCTGTATTCTTTTAGCCCCCATGGAAAGTTGTCTGTATTCGAGTGAAGAGACCCCAAATTTTACAGTCTCTGCTGATAAAGCAATAAAGCAGAGCAGAAGCACAGGGAGATATATAACTTTACAGCAGCCAGCCTGAAACATTGCCAGGTTAATTCAGCTGGAGACATAGGGGATGCAGCAAGAAATCAGACGTGCCCAGCAAGGAGAGGAGGCAGCTGATCTCCACATTAGAGAGGTCTTTAGAGATGGGGCTGATttcagccacagagcagctccaggtcaCCAGACCCCTCACTTGAGCTTGCCTGCTTCTGGAGCTGGCGTTCCCCACTCGATCAACCCCCTCCCAAGGGCTTTGCAGTTCAAAGGGGATGAGACCTTTAGAAAATCTAACTCTCCTCCTAGCTGGAGAAGCTTGTCAAAAGCCTGACAGAACATCTGACCCACTCCAGCCTCGTGGTTCATCACTGTTCTGGGTGCGCATCCTCCTTTCCCACCATGCCCTCCCAGTTTCCCAGCTTCCCGGTATCCCAGGACTGGAAGGCAGCTGTGTTGTCCCCAGGCCTTACCTCTTATTCTCCCCAGGGGATTCATCTCCCACTTGGCTCACTCCTTCTGCACCCTCCTGGCACCCCTCCGAGTCTGACATCTCCCCTGGCTGGCACGGTGGCCTCACAGACAGCTCCAGCACCAGGGTGCTGCCACTGTTTCACTTTTCCTGTGCTCAGCAGAAGTGAGCTGTGCCGGAAACTTCATGGgctgagggtttgggggggatgggAGACGGCAGAAGGAaggtgaatttggggcttttttttgttttgttctttttctaaaaACCGTTGAGACTGATTTAAGATTTTACTTGTTGACAGCTAGAAATTTGGAAGTGCTGGGCTAACCCAAAAGAAAAGTGGGTGGCATGGACATTCCCACCGTGGCAGGGAGAGGAGTGACCCACTGCCCCCCACTGCTGATGAGGTTCTGCAACACCTCCTGGGTCTTGGACTGTTATCTCTGTCTCTTCACCACTGGGGAAGGGCATGAGCATCTGCAGCTTTGGAGGGGGACCAACAGCAGAGAGGTTCCCTATcccctcagcacagcccctgccaaaGCTTCCCCATCCCCTCCAGGACTCCCACAGTGAGgcagtctctgctggcaccATGGCATGAGTCAGGGTCTGGCCACCCAGGCAGGCAACATCCACCTCTCCCACCAAAGCTTTATTTACATCACTGCTGCCACGATGCAGGTCTTTGCAAAACTAGAGAGAAATGGCACCCAGTCAGCGCCCCTGAGCCCggcagggcagcagggacagcagggagagaAGGGCAGGTGTGGAGACGCAGGTGCTTAGGACTCGCCAGCCTCGAACATCTTCTTTCTGCCCTCCATGCCAGACTTCTCCTCAATGTTCTTCCTCCAGTCACCGACATCGCGGAGATCCTTCTcctgggggagggatggttgcgTTGGTGTGAGTGGTGCCCCCCAGGGTAAGAACCCATCCGGCCTGGGCCCCACACCAGCCCACCCGTGGAAACCCCCACGTCAGCTAGAGGAACACAGTTCCACCCATGCTATACATCTTTTTGAGCTGCACCCTTCTGTTTCAACATCATGGGTGCCAGAGGAGGAAATACTGAGCAAGAAGAAGAACATTATGGAGAAAGAGTCATTCTCAACCCTGTCTATCATACAGGAAAGTGTGAGCCCTGAAGGGTGGGGGCCAACTCCTGttagggaaaaagggaagagggaaggctACCTTCTCAGTGTCCTCCTTCTTCACTTGCTTCAGGTTGGCTCGGAGGTCCATGCAGACCTTGTGCTTGGAGCCCAGCAGGGCCCGCAGCATCGCGTCAGCAGACATGCGCACCCTGCGCAGCGGCGGCCGCTTGAACTTGCCACGCAGATCAAAGAGTTTCTGGCTCAAGTCTTCCAGCTGGGGTGGATGAAATGGGGGTGGGCGGCAGAGAGAGAGCAGGGCATAGGTTTCATGAGGCATGAGGAACAGGCTGGAGActcctgtcttggggtgatgttatgatgtgtatcccatatcgctgcctatgcccaaaattaatttttgtgcctttctgtgcctctaaactttattttttcccgaacctgggggggaaggggtagctgtgccttctctcagaggatatatttctaaatttggccaaaccggaacaactCCCCTGAAGGATGGCTCCAGGGTAAACTCACCTCCTTGGTAGTCTTCTGTAGCTTCACCTCTGTGTCATACCTCTCCTCATCCACTGACTCTATCTTGGCATGAAGCTTTTTGCACAGCTCCTGGGAGGAAAGCAGAGAGGGATGTTGACTG
Proteins encoded in this region:
- the TNNI2 gene encoding troponin I, fast skeletal muscle, whose amino-acid sequence is MLQLAATEIEKEAAAKEVEKQNYLAEHCPPLSLPGSMQELQELCKKLHAKIESVDEERYDTEVKLQKTTKELEDLSQKLFDLRGKFKRPPLRRVRMSADAMLRALLGSKHKVCMDLRANLKQVKKEDTEKEKDLRDVGDWRKNIEEKSGMEGRKKMFEAGES